TGAGCCCTGCCGCCTTCATTGCCTTCAGGTCTTCCACGGTCAGTCTTTTGGCAATTGTCCTCGCCCGGGCATATGATGTCACGCGGTTAATGGAGGGGAAGTTCTCTTTCAGGTAGGCGAGGGCTTCGATGAATATTTCCGGCTTCATGGCAAGAGAGTTCGCGTCCTGGATAAAGACATTCTTGCCGCCGAAATAAAGCCAGGCTACGACGCTTTTATAGCAATCGTTCCGGCCGGGGTCGCCGAAGATGTGGTCCACCAGGTCTTCCGTGATCCTTCCCTCGAATCCCGAGCTCATGGAGAGGGCATGGACGTCGTCCTCGATGGCCTTTATGGTGTCGATGTCCCTTTTGATATCCGAGAGCTTCCGCTTTTCGAATTTCCTGCCTTTATAGGTGTGGCAGAAGTCGCACTGATTCCACGGGCAGTTCCGCGTAAACCTCACGAGCAGGCTGTAGGCTTCGTTGGGTGGCCTGATGGGGCCTATCTCGTATCTCAGGGTATCACCCATGGGTTTTCTGTTTATTCGCTTTTTTCTACCTGGATCGCGAATGCGGGAGTCGACATTTTGGACATGACGTTTTTCCGCTTCTTGCCCTGGGACGTCTTCTTTCTCTTTCTTCTCATGTCAGTCTTCTTTGTATTGGATGCCATTATGCTCGTCCTCCTTATTTGTCCGAGACATCAGTCTAGCATATAACCTCTTAATCTTCAATCAATATTCCGGTATTGCCGTGATGCGGCAGGCAGGCGCAAGCCACGGCAAACCTCGTAACCCCTCAATCTAGATCAAGGTCCTGTTCAGCCGCAGATAACTTCGGATAAAACCGGATGAAAACAGAATGACTGCGATTTGCCCGGCCGACCCTGGCCGGTCAATACTCCCTGCCCGCCGGGCTGGAGAGTGTCCAACCGGTAGCGTCACCAGTTGGACAAGGAGGCTTTTATCCGCCCTTATCCGGTTTTATCTGCGGCGGAAATGGGTTTCGAACTGAAACTGAGGACTTACGAAACCTCTCTATTTTATGTTGAAATATTTGATATCATATGGTATTTATACTTGGACTTAAATTTGCACGTCTTTCAATCGACACCAGGGTGCAGACGACTCTGTCTGGGGCCGAAGAGCGAAAGGCGGAAGAATAAACCAGGAGGTTTCATGTCTAATCTTACCATCAAACAACTTCTCGAGGCCGGTGTGCATTTCGGGCACCAGACAAAACGCTGGAATCCCAAGATGAAACCGTACATCTTCGGCGCCAGGAACGGCATCTACATCATCGATCTCCAGAAGACCCTGAAGATGTTCAAGGAAGCCTACAACTTCGTCAAAGAGGTCGCGGCGCGCAATGAGTACATCCTCTTCGTGGGAACCAAGAAACAGGCCCAGGAAGCCATAGCGGAAGAGGCAAAAAGGTGCGGGGCTTTCTATGTAAGGGTGAGATGGCTCGGGGGCACGCTCACCAATTTTCAGACCATCGAGAAGAGTCTCGACCGGTTGAGAAAATACGAAGAGCTGAAGGAAAGCGACATCTATAAGGTACTCCCGAAGAAAGAGGCCATCGGCATCGAGAAAGAGAGGCTCAAACTCGAGAAGAACATAGGCGGCATCAAGGGCATGGAGCGTCTTCCGGGTGCAATCTACATCGTCGACCCGAAGAAGGAGTATATCGCGGTAAACGAGGCGAAGAAACTGGGGATACCGACAGTCGGCATCGTCGATACGAACTGCGATCCCGATGATATCGACTATATCATTCCGGGAAATGACGACGCCATACGGGCAATAAAACTGATTACCTCGAAGATCGCCGACGCGTGCCTCGAGGGAAAAGCGCTCTACATAGAGGAATTTCAGGCCAAGGAGGAGGGAAACGAAGAGTTGAAGCCCTTCATAGATGAAAGCATCCTCGAGGAAAACAAAGAAGACCTCGAGAGCGGCAAATAGCAAGGAGGAAGCATGGAAATCACAGCAGAACTCGTTAAGAAACTGAGGGAGAAAACCGGCGTCGGCCTCATGGACTGCAAAGAGGCATTGAAGCATGCCGAAGGCGAAATGGA
The sequence above is drawn from the Syntrophorhabdaceae bacterium genome and encodes:
- the rpsB gene encoding 30S ribosomal protein S2, with amino-acid sequence MSNLTIKQLLEAGVHFGHQTKRWNPKMKPYIFGARNGIYIIDLQKTLKMFKEAYNFVKEVAARNEYILFVGTKKQAQEAIAEEAKRCGAFYVRVRWLGGTLTNFQTIEKSLDRLRKYEELKESDIYKVLPKKEAIGIEKERLKLEKNIGGIKGMERLPGAIYIVDPKKEYIAVNEAKKLGIPTVGIVDTNCDPDDIDYIIPGNDDAIRAIKLITSKIADACLEGKALYIEEFQAKEEGNEELKPFIDESILEENKEDLESGK